A region from the Hylaeus volcanicus isolate JK05 chromosome 6, UHH_iyHylVolc1.0_haploid, whole genome shotgun sequence genome encodes:
- the LOC128878428 gene encoding transforming growth factor beta regulator 1, whose product MTQAYNYYSEFQKNAELQQNLKYKQKYRRLKRIVKDTVIENAALCDQVAQMQENLMLVKEERLFLLRKLCQQQGDIDPSTMLPRSQSNSVNSASFNLESSTPKKAAKKRVSTDGSEPKNKAKRYNKTMRKVVQLIPLDVHGRPIFPIALGDLTVYSLGEVVSDRIAYHTEDLIYPVGYCSTRIYANLRDVKSKSLYTCKILDGGQKPRFEIVSDNDLDQALVGSSPDECHSKLLVAISPLLRSIAPKGADFFGISHPTVQNLIQSTPGTRKLAMYKQQRFEVSKNQTMERGTSPITEEETDPGLGFAALHRHYALTNSYRIKEEPSDHDLLALQDFLA is encoded by the exons ATGACGCAAGCTTATAACTATTACAGTGAGTTTCAAAAGAACGCAGAATTACAACAAAATCTTAAATACAAGCAAAAATACCGAAGATTAAAGAGAATTGTGAAGGACACAGTTATT gaaaatgcAGCACTATGTGATCAAGTTGCACAAATGCAGGAGAATCTCATGCTTGTGAAAGAGGAAAGATTATTCCTTCTACGTAAATTATGTCAACAACAAGGAGACATAGACCCTTCCACGATGTTACCTAGATCTCAGTCGAATAGTGTTAATTCAGCTTCATTTAATCTAGAATCCTCTACACCTAAGAAAGCTGCAAAGAAAAGAGTTTCAACAGACGGTTCAG AACCAAAAAATAAAGCTAAACGTTACAACAAAACAATGAGGAAAGTAGTTCAATTAATACCATTAGATGTACATGGAAGACCTATATTTCCTATCGCTTTGGGTGACCTTACTGTATACTCACTTGGTGAAGTAGTATCCGATAGGATAGCATATCACACAGAAGATCTCATTTATCCAGTAGGCTATTGCAGTACAAGAATATATGCCAACTTAAGAGATGTAAAATCAAAAAGCTTATATACTTGTAAGATATTAGATGGTGGACAGAAACCAAg GTTTGAAATAGTATCGGATAACGACCTCGATCAAGCATTGGTTGGATCTAGCCCTGACGAGTgtcattcaaaattattagttgCAATTTCTCCTCTGCTTCGTTCAATTGCACCGAAAGGTGCTGATTTTTTTGGGATTTCGCATCCTACTGTACAAAATCTTATACAAAGCACACCTGGGACACGTAAACTGGCCATGTACAAGCAACAACGATTTGAA gtaagtaaaaatcaaacaatGGAAAGAGGTACGAGTCCAATAACAGAGGAAGAGACAGATCCAGGACTTGGATTTGCTGCTCTACACAGGCATTATGCTTTAACGAATTCTTATAGAATTAAAGAAGAACCTTCCGATCATGATCTTTTAGCTCTACAAGATTTTCTTgcataa
- the LOC128878429 gene encoding etoposide-induced protein 2.4 isoform X2 codes for MDSTARIVRAIYSGFVDSLRGAIVLFYMDKHINERLYNQSPSRTDIHGKDNVAIHNPQRHHNRLRESKVLKRTIQCCTLNGGVFWLSILIFECGLLPFLKYLLTIIFGHSPGMGMTVWSWTKPFLSLTFGTVWILPLFLLSRVVNSLWFQDIADSAYRYRQGRPLLLSSVSKLVADTLFNILVQALFLGQGMLVSRIPLPLIGDIFALIHMCLLYALYAFEYKWFNMGWELHRRLSFIESNWPYFVGFGLPLAILTQLPNSYIISGCVFSILFPLFIISGNEAEPVTGVWYIFWFRMTHI; via the exons ATGGATAGCACAGCG AGAATAGTACGTGCTATTTATTCTGGATTTGTGGACAGCCTAAGGGGAGCCattgttctattttatatggataaacatataaatgaaAGATTATACAATCAATCTCCTTCTCGAACAGACATTCATGGAAAAGATAATGTAGCTATACACAATCCTCAAAGACATCACAATCGATTACG AGAGTCAAAAGTGTTGAAAAGAACAATTCAGTGTTGCACATTAAATGGTGGTGTATTCTGGTTAAGTATATTGATCTTCGAATGTGGCCTCCTTCCATTTCTGAAGTACTTATTGACTATTATATTTGGTCACTCGCCGGGTATGGGTATGACTGTATGGTCCTGGACAAAGCCATTTTTGTCACTAACATTTGGCACTGTATGGATACTACCATTGTTTTTACTCAGTAGGGTAGTCAACAGTTTATGGTTCCAG GACATTGCGGATAGTGCTTATAGGTATAGGCAAGGGAGGCCACTACTTTTGTCCAGTGTGAGTAAGCTGGTAGCAGACACGCTTTTTAACATATTGGTTCAAGCATTATTTTTGGGCCAAGGAATGTTGGTATCCAGGATACCGTTACCTCTTATAGGTGACATCTTTGCTCTTATACATATGTGCCTCTTATATGCTCTCTATGCTTTTGAATATAAGTGGTTCAATATGGGTTGGGAGTTGCATAGACGATTAAGTTTTATCGAAAGTAATTGGCCATATTTTGTGGGCTTTGGTCTGCCATTAGCAATACTTACTCAACTGCCTAATTCGTATATAATAAg TGGCTGtgttttttctatattattccCGCTATTTATTATAAGTGGAAACGAAGCGGAACCTGTGACTGGTGTTTGGTACATATTTTGGTTTCGCATGACTCATATATAA
- the LOC128878429 gene encoding etoposide-induced protein 2.4 isoform X1, whose protein sequence is MDSTARIVRAIYSGFVDSLRGAIVLFYMDKHINERLYNQSPSRTDIHGKDNVAIHNPQRHHNRLRESKVLKRTIQCCTLNGGVFWLSILIFECGLLPFLKYLLTIIFGHSPGMGMTVWSWTKPFLSLTFGTVWILPLFLLSRVVNSLWFQDIADSAYRYRQGRPLLLSSVSKLVADTLFNILVQALFLGQGMLVSRIPLPLIGDIFALIHMCLLYALYAFEYKWFNMGWELHRRLSFIESNWPYFVGFGLPLAILTQLPNSYIISGCVFSILFPLFIISGNEAEPVTGVCNHPLKLFSPVIAIANTLFNKTLGPANRR, encoded by the exons ATGGATAGCACAGCG AGAATAGTACGTGCTATTTATTCTGGATTTGTGGACAGCCTAAGGGGAGCCattgttctattttatatggataaacatataaatgaaAGATTATACAATCAATCTCCTTCTCGAACAGACATTCATGGAAAAGATAATGTAGCTATACACAATCCTCAAAGACATCACAATCGATTACG AGAGTCAAAAGTGTTGAAAAGAACAATTCAGTGTTGCACATTAAATGGTGGTGTATTCTGGTTAAGTATATTGATCTTCGAATGTGGCCTCCTTCCATTTCTGAAGTACTTATTGACTATTATATTTGGTCACTCGCCGGGTATGGGTATGACTGTATGGTCCTGGACAAAGCCATTTTTGTCACTAACATTTGGCACTGTATGGATACTACCATTGTTTTTACTCAGTAGGGTAGTCAACAGTTTATGGTTCCAG GACATTGCGGATAGTGCTTATAGGTATAGGCAAGGGAGGCCACTACTTTTGTCCAGTGTGAGTAAGCTGGTAGCAGACACGCTTTTTAACATATTGGTTCAAGCATTATTTTTGGGCCAAGGAATGTTGGTATCCAGGATACCGTTACCTCTTATAGGTGACATCTTTGCTCTTATACATATGTGCCTCTTATATGCTCTCTATGCTTTTGAATATAAGTGGTTCAATATGGGTTGGGAGTTGCATAGACGATTAAGTTTTATCGAAAGTAATTGGCCATATTTTGTGGGCTTTGGTCTGCCATTAGCAATACTTACTCAACTGCCTAATTCGTATATAATAAg TGGCTGtgttttttctatattattccCGCTATTTATTATAAGTGGAAACGAAGCGGAACCTGTGACTGGTGTTTG TAATCATCcactaaaattgttttcaccTGTAATTGCTATTGCAAATAcacttttcaataaaacactTGGACCAGCAAATAGGCGGTGA